A stretch of Oncorhynchus mykiss isolate Arlee chromosome 26, USDA_OmykA_1.1, whole genome shotgun sequence DNA encodes these proteins:
- the LOC110506325 gene encoding rho GTPase-activating protein 1, translating to MSSDLLVDLNDDLGVDDPPSNALDQLKLSPMGDKLWPPDDSSMSKSETDISKRLGEGSHLSWDHPYYDIARHQIVEVAGDDNFGRKVIVFNACRMPPHHELDHHKLLMYLKATLDQYVESDYTLIYFHNGLTSENKPSLSWLRDAYREFDRKYKKNIKALYIVHPTIFIKTLLILFKPLISFKFGRKINYINYLSELEDVVKCEQLVIPTRVRDYDEKIRASLKPSVQAQMSPPRSPPLPNQQFGVSLPMLRARSSDNEAVPLVMRDTVAFLMEQGLEIEGIFRRSANVTLVKDVQHRYNSGEEVSFSQMEDVHLAAVILKTFLRELPEPLLTYQLYNDIVNFHNVDSSAKVTAIQNMLAMLPEENYTSLKFLIEFLVQVSAQSEINKMNNTNLAVVFGPNLLWGQDAAMTLSAIGPINNFTRTLLDQHYEVFSP from the exons ATGTCTTCAGACCTTCTGGTTGACCTCAATGATGACCTTGGAGTAGATGATCCCCCCAGCAATGCCCTGGACCAGCTCAAACTGTCTCCAATGGGGGACAAGCTGTGGCCCCCAGATGACTCCAGTATGAGCAAGTCTG AGACGGACATATCCAAGCGGTTGGGGGAGGGGTCACACCtatcctgggaccacccatactATGATATTGCCAGGCATCAGATTGTCGAAGTAGCAG GTGATGATAACTTTGGCAGGAAGGTGATTGTCTTCAACGCCTGTCGGATGCCCCCCCACCACGAACTGGACCACCACAAGCTACTGAT GTACCTGAAGGCTACCCTAGACCAGTATGTTGAGAGCGACTACACCCTCATCTACTTCCATAATGGCCTCACCAGTGAGAACAAGCCATCTCTCAGCTGGCTGAGAGACGCCTACAGAGAATTTGACAGGAA GTACAAGAAGAACatcaaggcactgtacattgtccACCCCACCATCTTCATCAAGACTCTTCTCATCCTCTTCAAGCCTCTCATCAG CTTCAAGTTTGGACGAAAGATCAACTACATCAACTACCTGAGTGAACTGGAGGACGTTGTTAAGTGTGAGCAGCTAGTGATACCCACCCGGGTGCGAGA CTATGATGAAAAAATCAGAGCCTCACTGAAACCATCAGTTCAGGCCCAGATGTCCCCCCCTCGCAGTCCACCACTACCCAATCAACAGTTTGGAGTCTCCTTGCCGAT GCTAAGAGCGAGAAGTTCTGACAACGAAGCAGTTCCATTGGTGATGCGAGACACTGTGGCCTTCTTAATGGAACAAG GTCTTGAAATTGAGGGGATATTCCGGCGGTCAGCCAACGTGACGCTCGTCAAAGATGTTCAGCACAGATATAACTCGG GTGAGGAGGTGAGTTTTTCCCAGATGGAGGACGTTCACCTGGCAGCTGTCATCCTCAAGACATTCCTCAGAGAACTACCAGAGCCCCTCCTCACATACCAGCTCTACAATGACATTGTCAACTTCCACA ATGTTGACAGCAGTGCCAAAGTGACTGCGATCCAGAACATGCTGGCAATGCTCCCCGAGGAGAACTATACCTCCCTGaagttcctcattgagttcctgGTGCAG GTGTCCGCACAGAGTGAGATCAACAAGATGAACAACACCAACCTGGCAGTGGTGTTCGGACCCAACCTACTATGGGGACAAGACGCTGCCATGACACTCAGTGCCATCGGCCCCATCAATAACTTCACCAGAACTCTGTTGGACCAACACTACGAGGTCTTTTCCCCCTAA